ATACTTATTTAacgactcaaaatcgtttgcaatgacgcaggtgcattcactctttgcgttctcccaaattctaatcttctgtatTCTTTATGTCCTTTTTCTTTTTccctttccaaatttatttcactggatcatactctttaaataacatctccaaacctcaatctttccgattactgcttatacttttactacctctaccgctatgggatttgaatcgacaactgcatctctgtaccaatgtggtatggcaactcgaactgatatatgtacgtacgaagttctaatttattactgactgactgacttaacggatattaaattatttgtaaagGATTATATTTTCCCTTTTAGTTAGTAGTAAGGATGGTAAACTGCTAGAACATTTTTCACAACGTTTATTGTAAAGTAAGTTTAAGCTTTATTAATTACTAGCTTTTCACCAAAAACAATCGTTTATCGATACCCTAAATAGTTGTCTTTTATATagtttaaaaacaataattaaggATAGGTTTGATAAATTAATGCACTTTCATTCAGTTTAATAATCAATTCTATTATTCAGTGTTATATAAAAGATATGGAAGTACATACTTTTAATCACATTTCATACCTTTACTGTCTATTTTCGGTATTATCACCAAATGTCTCTTCATGATATATGAAAGTCTTAACTCATATACTTGTTGAGAGTTCCAAAATATCCCTTTTCAAAGTCTCTGGTAGCTCATTAATTCCGGGAAATGTTTTACTCACTCAGCTTTGAATTGAAGTATTTAGAGAAATTAAAGATTATGTTTCGTCACTTGTTTGATCAAATAATTGCCTTCACCATCACTATATTTAGTATGTTTGCAGGAAGTTCTACAAAACGAAGGCTTTTTGTTCATAAACTGATCTTGCAATAATACTCTTACTCATATTTTATGCCTTTTCCCTATTGATCTGGTTGACGTGTAAAAGTAATCTGGAGTTGTAGGAAGCGAATAGGGAAGTCAATAATAAGAGTTCCAGTAGCAGATTTATCCGTTTTTCGTAAAGAGCATCTTTGAAATGAGATAGAAAAAATACAGAAGCCGTTAATGACATTTAAAGAGTATATTGAGGGGGAAAGCATAAAACGATTACGACATTGTACACAGATTATTTTCATTCAGATGCTAATCTTCTTATCTGATTAGCTCTACTTTAGTATGGTGAATTATGTTGAAACCTTATGATCCTCGATAGCTAAAagtcaataaaatcaatgacgCAGTATTATTTTAAACGCTCTGAACTTTAACATCCCCTACCTTGTTGTTATTTATGCAGTTGGATAATGTCATTGACCTTCATATCGAACAGTGGCTCAGTGGTTGATGCGTTTTTCTCTTAGTTACTAAGTCCCAGGTTCAAATCCCGCCTCCACTTATTTCGGTTCAAGCAACCGGATAGTATCGTTAGCCTCCACAAACCTAAAGTAAACGGTGAATGAGTTAATtggaaaaaagaaattatatcaAAATCGATATTCAAAGGCGAATAGATGAACCTGTCTACTTGATGACATTGATTTCACTTATAGACCCCTTTTTGATATAATTTCACCATACATAATTTTATTTCCTATTTCTTAATATAGTAGTGTTTTATCGAAAGACTTGTGTATTTCAAGGTAATAACCTATTATTAGTTCGAGTTTAGAAAATATTGGTTAGTATTCACAGTTAACTTCTGATTCGTTCAATCTAGTCTACctcaaataattaataagtttCTTATTTGCATTTGGATGATTTATTCCAGTTGCATAACtatctattatattaatacaaGTGTCGTTCCCACTCGAATCATTGGTTGTGTTATCCTAAATGTAATGTAAGCATTCATCAATCATTCTGACTTCCTACATGCAAGTCATACATTAATAAGATGTAATTAACAGTTATGTTACGGTTCGAATAGCAAAAGAGAACACCTTTTACTTCAAAgcaattattatttcttattaacATAGGAGGGTTTGTGTGGATAATCAAATTTCTATTAGTTTGCACCacggactgatcttagttagataaCTATTGCAAACCAGGAAGCGTTAAATACGTACTTCTGAAAAGTCTTATGCTAAGACGGAACAGCTATTCAGTGCTTCTTAGTTTATAATTGTGAACTAATTAAGATCATTCTATGATAccaaatataaaattctgtaGTCTTCATCACCCCTTctatagtaatagtaataatcatgtACTCTTTAATGACTTATTCTGCGCAGTAATTCCTAGAGTCCTAATAAGGGTCTTATTTTCCATTATCAGGAAGATCGTGACTACACATTCCTGAGAAGCGCGATAGCCACcagatgccctggtacggtcgagagtggggagagtcagccctccctctctaaatgctctcacatggccacgtgcatacaaccactgccaaggaagtcctactcattgtctTCTTGCATCAcgtgtgttgtttacgaaatggagaggacgaaaagcgaatgtccggcgcttaaccaggttggtggacacggaggatccatctagggctgttggaaaaccctgattccaaactaatggtgtacatgggctccaggattctgaaggaacaaacagcgtatgaacctattgttggttacTGGCCaatatgggactgcatcttctgacgttactccactgtcttgtgggtcagacctttaggtctaaGGCTCTGGATGtatcctaagaaaaccatccgCTTCGGTTtcggcacccggtcagtatcccagtcctcacacaaatcgaatgatttatttggcgcatatctatttggtgcctccttgtaccattgtttatgtgtataaataaataaataaagcccGATAGCATGATAAAACAGCTGTTcactgtttttgtttttcagtgATTTGTCTAAAGTGGATGAACCAATCGGATTACAAGTCacatacatttggctaaatatagTTTAAGCATTATAGCCGATTTCAGTATGTGattaaaaaccataaatctaatttttaacccttAACCATCCACTGTAAATAAGAATTCTAAATactttataactctcatttagttCTAATCATCAAGAGGTGTTCATTCTtaaggtcacttcagcgtccCTCGAatgtcgttcataaattatagtctctgaTGTAACCTATGAAATTACTATTTCTCCTAGAATTCTTCATTTAATCCTTCCCTTTTTTTCATGTTTTCTCTTTTATCCATAGTGATAATTATACACTTCAAATTAATCCACTATCTGGTATGGCTAATGaagaacatttaaaatattttaaatttattggtCGTGTTGTTGGTATGGCTGTTTATCATGGTAAATTAGTTGATGGATTTTTTATTAGACCATTTTATAAAATGATGCTTGGTAAAACAATTTCATTAAAAGATATGGAAGCTGTTGATTCAGAATATTATCGtagtttaaaatatatattaaaagaaGATCCTATATCATTAGATTTAACAATGTCTGTTGAAGAAGAACATTTTGGTGAAACAGTTGAAGTTGATTTAATTAAAGATGGTAGAAATATACGTGttactaatagtaataaaacaCAATATATAGAGtaagtatttatttcatttattattatttgattatttcaattcttttttgttgttgttgttgagattATGGacggatcaatgttagactaccattgaaaaccttggaagcactggacaatcaTTTCGTACTGACAATGGAATACACAGATATGATCTCAAATTTAGGAATTGAACCTAGGACTTCCGGTTTTGAACGAATACCACCATCTTCTCATGAGATCGATAAGTCTTGGGTCCGACACCCAATTTCGAGGTCATGTATACGCACTTCATATCAgtacgaaatggccgtccaatgcttccaggttttcaatgatggtctaatattgatcgcttcatgattttattaataattattgtcAATTATTGGTAAGTTATCGATACCTGGGTACTAATCATTCCTTCTTTTCAGTCAGCCAGTTAGTCGTTATCAAAGTACGAATGAGTTCTATTGAAAAACGGATAGAACGCGATTGTTAGCatttaacattttaattattatggCCTTACTCATGAATAAGACAGAGTGGAAGTAATACTTGATATTCAAGTggaataaattgaaataatacaactttataataattttaatagttgaagtcATGAAACTGATAACACCTGTGTTCGAGtcctgcgaggcgggatcgtggttgGGCACTGCTTAGGAGctccacattaggacgaaatggccgtccagtgcttccagattttccatgatggtctagtttcaattgactcataatctcaactattaaatttaatacaactttgtatatatatataacgacaTAAGTTCATCCGAagaattgaattgtttaatCCTGTTAATCATCTcaacatattcagtcagtcagcaacaacgcagaacttcatacgtacatcagttcgagttgcaataccacattagcacagagaagcagttgtcgattcaaatcccatagtggtagaggtagcgaAAATGTTACATCCTTGATCTGTCTATCCACTTTTGGTGCTGAAGATAACTTgtctaatctagattaagaccttgacgcgataggctgaccggcttaaccttgaggctagtacgcgtgcgttcgaagtggggtagagagacgaaaactattctatcacctgattggctcACAAGCACGCtagtgagagaagacaagtcaactggaacactacttgATGTATTTTCAATTCCGATCTGGTTCCTGATTTCCCTATTTTAGATCAGTGtaaagatacatgaataaatagatgactactaacccgaccacaacgtacaataattaggaaaatacaattatgtccaaaactgggGATTAGTgtagaaaatagagtacaaaattttctgtttaaattacaatagctttggaacaagAAGGGctatggcagtgaatcatacatcaaacgaaagctcatattctgtagaatagactagggccaaaaataaatgttgatgttttacaagctttgaattaaatgaaataacgtcccgaaaaatagcttCCGTAGTTTGTCAAGGCTTCTTGTTTCTCTCTTCACATCGGAAAGTATAACCAGTAATCGGGACGATTAGGGTTTGAAAGTGTTATGCAAAATGTATaacccagtgaaataaatttggaaagagaaaaaatggGGACATGACAAATACAGAAGATTAGAATGTGGGAGAACTCAAAAAAGTGGATGCaccttgcgccattgcaaacgattttgagccatgtcacccacggTCTTGAACCATCGGgtactatcatctcgcggatctcAACCAGGTAGGTATtctacacctactaacatggctcagtccacttgtcagtgacttcatggatttgtgtcgTGTTTTGATCTAgtcgcctctagctttcttccaacctacttctaccCTATAAAACACTGAATATCGTGGCAGTCGATGGTTGGGCattcgtaacacatgtcccagccatctcaactgatagTTTCATCAGCatattcaatattcatatactcattttacaaatttctttgtttatttattattttctagaCGAATAATAAATTGGCGATTTGTTTCACGTGTTGAAAAACAAATGTGTGCCTTTTTAGAAGGTTTTAGTGATTTAATTCCATTAGAAGCATTACAAATATTTGATGCAAATGAATTAGAATTATTAATGTGTGGATTACAAGATATTAGTGTAACAGATTGGAAAGCGAACACTTTATATAAGGGTGAATATCATGCTAATCATCCAGTCATTGTAAATTTATGgaaggtaataataatgatcataataataactgtttATATAATCATCCTCATCctaagtaatagtagtagtaattgttgttgttgttgttgtggtggtggtgatggtttGTATCGtcttcatagtttaaatcacggATTGATCTTGGCTAGATCATCATtactggacagccattttgtcctagtatatgACTTCtcggcagtgtgcatctacgatcctaTCCCTGGGAACAAAACCTAGGACCTTTGAATTTAGGAATCTGGAAGTTAAACGAAATTTCTGGGTCCGATTCCCGAATGCGCGGTCATAGACGCTAACTGTCGTggagttccatattaggacgaaacatttCTTTTATACAATATGTTGCATCACACACACTGGATTCATATTGTGTTCTCGAATTGTTAGACATTGATTACTTGCTAGTTTATTGGCGTTACTTCTACTCTCAAACGTCGAATACAAAAATAGGAGGGAAAAGTATAAGGATCTTTACTTCCAACATTAGTTTGTGTACAGAGGACAAGAGTATTTATGGTACTTTTAGATTTTGGAAGCTTCTGGAAAGCATTTCATATCACAGAATAACTGTAGCAAGATGACTATTGGATAACCTAAAAGCACTAGGTAgctatttcgtcttagtatggaatcCTTAGTAGTGGTGATCCATGACACGTCCCTAGGGATTGAACCTAAAGACTTTTGGATTTTTCATTGATGACTTAACCTTTGAAAATTTAAGAAAGCATCCAATGGTTTATGCTTTTTACTTCAGTCAGTTTGCGACATCGCGCAACTATCAAATAGTACTGTTGATAGGGTAACCACCTGaatccaaatgccctggtacggccgagagtgggaagaatCCGCTCCCCCTCTCgtaatgctctcacacggccacgcgtatgtagcctctgccagggaattcctactcattgccttttcGTAActgggatgttgtttacgaaatggagaggacgaaaagcggatgtccggcgctttaaccgggttgatagacatggagagtccacctagggaatttggaaaaccctcattccaaacccatggtgcacatgggctccagtatcctaaaggaacaaatggagtataaaccaatcgttggtcaccggctaccatgggactgcatctccttacgatgctccactgtcttgtggatcagagctttaggtcaaaggctccgggtgttgaccccctaagaaaaccacctgcttcggtttgggcacccggttagtatcacagctctcacacatatcaaatgagatttgtgtggcgcatatctatttggtgcctccttgtaccaatatctatgtgttaaaataaataaataacataaataaCACCATTAGTTAACAATCCGATCTAAAATTTACTTGATTCTCTCTCGACATCTATATGCCTTTTCTCTTACACCTACTTTTCTCATTTCAAAGGCTATATACacatttacaaatgaattaagaaGTCGTCTACTACAATTCGTCACTGGGACATCACGTGTACCTATGAATGGTTTTTCAGAATTATGGGGTTCAAGTGGACCACAGAAATTTACTGTTGAATGTTGGGGTTCTGTGGATCAGCTGCCTCGTGCTCATACTTGGTACGTGTGTTTTTTTAAAGGGGAAATATTGTTTAATTTTCTAGCTATTTGGATattttatcagtcagtcagtcagtcagctacaaagtaggacTAGGCAtctgtccaagttgccatacctcattagcactaCAAAATGaataccgaattcatagaagtaattacttcaattgtggtaatatataaaagaaagattgcaataaggatatagtacaggaagaaagaattggttcgtagaaagaaagatataaagcaattttaatctcttagtttaagggaagacagagagtgtatacaccgacgccattgtgatcgattctgagccatgtcaccaagagtctccaatcattggttacgatagtcacgcggaccccaaccaagtagtctgcatctaccaacatggctcagactagtgACTTCAAatactgatgccacgttttggtttggccacccctaactttcttccaaccatcccgaacaccggttagcattgcacgttgtagtaatcggtgttcaggcatacgtaacacgtggcccaaccatctcggtcgatgaagattcacaacctcaccaactgaaTATTTTATAGCACCCGACTGTTGATTCATAATTTTTTATGAAGCATATCAGTTGTGGTTTAACATAGGACATAACAAAAGCATCACGTTTGAATTCTTTCATCTCACACTAACACCATGACAGAGTTTATTAAGAAGGTGACTAGCAGAATAGAAGAAACTCACAATGTCTTTTACACTGCGACGTTAAGCATAACAAATTTGCAGCTTTTAAAAGAGCAAATGAAGTTAATGAATAAGAAGTACAAAATACTACTAAACTTAAATTTCAAAGGAAAGTTGAAGTAATGATATGAATTCACTATTGTGGTCGTTTTCAAGTTATGTTATTCAAAGTCTCTTATAATGGATTTTGAGTGTAATCTTACAGTTCGTTTTCTTTTCCAAAAGTCCGACCGCTGCTACTACCTTGACGTGGCGGTTGGACTTGCCCATTGTGGTAAACCGATCAGGCTATGCTGGCTAGAACAATCgtttctcaaggtcctaccataccaggaaggtcggttgaagagcggtaaaacTAAAACTAGCGAATTCCAAGGTCCGAGAGCGAAGTCGTTCTGCTGATTGTATAGACGTTTGATggcagtaagatgtttccctCAGATAATCAGCATGAAAGCGATGCTGACTTTCTACAAAGCAAGGGAGGGGTTAGGAAAGGTCGACCCAAAAAATGCACATTTCGCCTTGTCCCACAGATTGCTGTTTCCgtcggtaaggtctcaacaagtacggagctaacacaaaactGTCGTGTGTGACTGACCTTAAGCAGTCGTCCTTTGGAcactcaggtcactaagataaACTCTAATCCTATTTTTTCAGACATCTCTAGAAGAGGAGCCCTTCCACGGTGTATGagaccgggaagtgataaccacccgcatacctctaacaacactcaagatTGACTTTTTAAAAGGTCTCTTTTGTATAGTAGCGGTCAATTTGGTGATGCAATGTTTTCATTTTTGTCCCCCTTAGCTTTCTTATATCTTTGGTAGAACTATGACTAATCTTGATGCATGTAGTTCAAAGATCACAGATATTGTCGTTCTAAAGGGCGACCTCAACATGTAGGAAAATAGATCAATAAAGTAACAATAACAATTACAAGAAAAGATATTATCTGACATTGATCATGTGAATGACACGTCGGTATCAGGCACTAACTCCGCTAATCATATCTCTCCAACGAATGATTTCATTTTTCTGTGGACGTTCGTATTTTGATCAATATATCGGTCATAGAGCTTGGGACATAAGTGTTTGTTGACCCAGGCTATTAAATCATATGCGAATgagataaaattaacaaaatgtgTAGCGAAATAATCTAATTAATGTAGCAACaatgataatttaaaagattGGACACAGAATATGATTCCATATGACAGAATGAAAGGGTATATGTGAAGGAGTTTTGGAACCCTTGCTTTAAGGGAGATGATAGAGAATGAATGCTGCATCTACACCATTGTGACCAATTCGGAATCATCTCGGTGAGCATCTCTGATCACTGACTTTGGTTATCGTATATTCCAGTTTCATTATATTGGCTTTCGATTGATGGCACTCATATAGTATCACTCAGTGTATCCTTTACACAAACGGTATAAGCGTTCGTCATGTGTTTGAATTTGTTCATTATTGACACATTTGAATAATTTGTAATGTTTTCATTACATTTTGTTTAACGTTGTTGTGCATATGTGTGTGTTTTCTCATCTCTTTTTCCCTCTTTTTCTTTCTATTCCACAGTTTTAATCGTTTAGACTTACCCGCCTATCCAACATTTGAAGAGTTACGTTGTAAATTAATTATTGCTATTGAAAATGCTGAAGGATTTGAAG
This DNA window, taken from Schistosoma haematobium chromosome 7, whole genome shotgun sequence, encodes the following:
- the NEDD4L_1 gene encoding neural precursor cell expressed, developmentally down-regulated, variant 2 (EggNog:ENOG410N61N~COG:O) — translated: MKDLGPLPPGWEERVHSNGRIFYINHNARTTQWEDPRLERLGGPAVPYSRNYKQKYDYFRSRLRAPRDPQAKFELRVTRAGIFEDSFRLIYGIKRPEVLMHRLWIEFIGEKGLDYGGVQREWFFLLSREMFNPYYGLFEYSAADNYTLQINPLSGMANEEHLKYFKFIGRVVGMAVYHGKLVDGFFIRPFYKMMLGKTISLKDMEAVDSEYYRSLKYILKEDPISLDLTMSVEEEHFGETVEVDLIKDGRNIRVTNSNKTQYIERIINWRFVSRVEKQMCAFLEGFSDLIPLEALQIFDANELELLMCGLQDISVTDWKANTLYKGEYHANHPVIVNLWKAIYTFTNELRSRLLQFVTGTSRVPMNGFSELWGSSGPQKFTVECWGSVDQLPRAHTCFNRLDLPAYPTFEELRCKLIIAIENAEGFEGVD